In Rosa chinensis cultivar Old Blush chromosome 1, RchiOBHm-V2, whole genome shotgun sequence, a genomic segment contains:
- the LOC112182601 gene encoding disease resistance protein RPV1, translating to MALSTQVRASTGSAFPWKYDVFLSFRGEDTRKGFTDHLYDKLQWRGIRTFRDDPELERGTAISPELLSAIEQSRFAIVVLSPNYASSTWCLLELSKIFECMEERGTILPIFYEVEPSHVRHQRGSFAEAFDEHEEKLGECNKEVEGWRDALTKVANLAGWASKDYRYEAELTKEIVQALWSKVHHSLTLFGSSEKLVGMDAKLEEIDVLLDKEANDVRFIGVWGMGGLGKTTLARLVYEHICDQFEVCIFLANVREVCTNHGLVYLQKQILSQILKEENVQVWDVYSGITMTKRCLCNKAVLLVLDDVDQVEQLETLVGEKDWFGLGSRIIITTRNRHILVTHGIEKPYELKGLNDDKALQLFSWKAFRKYEPDEDFAEQSNSFVIYAGGLPLALKTLGSFLYKRSPHAWNSALEKLRNTPNRTIFEILKISFDGLDEMEKKIFLDIACFRRLYRNEFIIEQVYSSDLCNCITIDVLAEKSLITISSANQIGMHDLIQEMGCEIVCQQSYEEPGGRSRLWLRNDIFHVFTKNTGTKAIEGVVLDLPELEEADWNLEAFSKMCKLKLLYIHNLKLSLGPKYLPNALRFLKWSWYPSKSLPPGFQPDELTELSLIHSNIDHLWNGIKYLGKLKSMDLSYSINLTRTPDFTGIQNLEKLVLEGCTHLVKIHPSIAFLKRLKMLNFRNCRSIKSLPSEVEMESLETFDVSGCSRLKMIPEFVGQMKRLSKLSLSGTAVEKLPSSIEHFSESLEELDLSGIVARELPYFLFLKRIVNGKCPRSWYSLLFSGLFPRKSPHPLIPVLASLKHLSSLTTLNLSDCNLSEGEIPNDIGSMSSLKSLELGGNNFVSLPASIHLLSKLQYINLENCKRLQQLPDLPLSDYLTVITDNCTSLQIFPNPRDLCRLSGFYLSGNNCLSTVDNQDYFLYSILKGFLEETPCSFASSTAVIPGSEILEWFNNHSVGNSVTVELPSYASNYSKWIALCALLVPQDNPSALPDNCTITCGWQTHAFTFCAKQIVSDHLLLLVLSSHYWDPRNCWMGHIFSEVIRFDFEIIRPLENDRGFLVKKCGARALYDHDKEELISKMNQSKSSISVHETMDCDLGKSAYEQGGVIVNGTLDATSGSGGSDDEYLSAEE from the exons ATGGCGTTGAGCACCCAAGTTAGAGCCTCCACTGGTTCTGCTTTCCCATGGAAATACGACGTGTTTTTGAGCTTCAGAGGCGAAGACACCCGCAAGGGCTTCACAGACCACTTATACGACAAGTTGCAGTGGCGAGGGATCAGGACTTTCCGGGACGACCCAGAACTTGAAAGAGGCACAGCCATCTCTCCGGAGCTCCTCTCAGCAATCGAGCAATCCAGGTTTGCCATCGTCGTTCTTTCGCCAAACTATGCTTCTTCCACTTGGTGCTTGCTTGAACTCTCTAAGATTTTTGAATGCATGGAAGAGAGAGGGACAATTCTACCAATCTTTTATGAGGTGGAGCCGTCTCATGTGAGACATCAAAGGGGCAGCTTTGCTGAAGCGTTCGATGAACATGAAGAGAAGCTTGGAGAATGTAATAAGGAGGTGGAAGGGTGGAGAGATGCTTTAACCAAAGTGGCTAATCTCGCTGGCTGGGCTTCAAAGGATTATAG GTATGAAGCAGAGCTTACCAAAGAGATTGTGCAAGCACTGTGGAGCAAAGTGCATCATAGTCTCACATTATTTGGTTCCTCTGAGAAGTTAGTTGGAATGGATGCTAAGCTTGAGGAAATAGATGTTCTTTTAGATAAAGAAGCAAATGATGTTCGCTTTATAGGGGTATGGGGGATGGGTGGGTTGGGTAAGACAACCCTTGCTAGACTAGTTTATGAGCACATCTGTGATCAATTTGAAGTTTGCATCTTTCTTGCTAATGTCAGAGAGGTTTGCACAAACCACGGTCTAGTTTATCTACAAAAGCAGATTCTTTCCCAAATCTtgaaggaagaaaatgtacAAGTATGGGATGTTTATAGTGGAATCACTATGACAAAGAGATGTTTATGTAATAAAGCAGTTCTTCTAGTTCTTGAcgatgtggatcaagtagaGCAACTGGAAACCTTGGTGGGAGAAAAAGATTGGTTTGGTTTGGGGAGTAGAATCATCATTACCACTAGAAATCGACATATCTTAGTCACACATGGTATAGAAAAACCATATGAGTTGAAGGGATTAAACGATGATAAAGCTCTCCAGCTCTTTAGTTGGAAAGCCTTTAGGAAATATGAGCCTGATGAAGATTTTGCAGAACAGTCTAATAGTTTTGTTATCTATGCCGGAGGTCTTCCCTTAGCTCTTAAAACTTTGGGGTCTTTCTTGTATAAAAGAAGTCCACATGCATGGAATTCTGCATTGGAAAAACTACGGAATACTCCCAACAGAACAATTTTTGAAATACTGAAGATAAGTTTTGATGGACTTGATGAGATGGAGAAGAAAATTTTTCTGGACATTGCATGTTTCCGCAGGCTGTATCGCAACGAGTTTATAATTGAACAAGTATACAGTTCTGACCTTTGCAATTGCATTACAATAGATGTTCTTGCTGAGAAATCTCTGATAACTATTTCCTCAGCCAACCAAATAGGTATGCATGATTTGATACAAGAAATGGGATGTGAAATTGTTTGCCAACAGTCTTATGAAGAGCCTGGTGGACGCAGTCGGTTGTGGCTTCGCAACGACATATTTCATGTATTCACAAAGAATACG GGAACTAAAGCCATTGAAGGCGTAGTGTTAGACTTGCCTGAATTAGAAGAGGCAGATTGGAATCTTGAAGCCTTCTCTAAAATGTGTAAACTGAAGCTGCTCTACATTCATAATTTAAAGCTTTCTCTTGGCCCCAAATATCTTCCTAATgccttgagatttctgaaatggagttggtatccttcaAAATCTCTTCCACCAGGTTTTCAACCGGATGAGCTAACTGAACTGAGCTTGATTCATAGCAATATCGATCACCTCTGGAATGGAATAAAA TACTTGGGCAAGTTGAAATCTATGGATCTTAGTTACTCCATAAACTTGACAAGGACCCCAGATTTCACAGGTATTCAAAACCTTGAGAAGTtggttcttgaaggttgtacGCATTTAGTGAAGATTCATCCATCCATTGCATTTCTCAAGAGACTTAAAATGTTGAACTTTAGAAACTGCAGAAGTATCAAGAGTCTCCCAAGTGAAGTAGAAATGGAATCTCTTGAAACATTTGATGTATCTGGCTGCTCAAGACTGAAAATGATTCCAGAATTTGTGGGgcaaatgaaaagattatcaaagCTTTCTTTAAGTGGGACTGCTGTTGAGAAACTGCCTTCATCAATTGAGCACTTCAGTGAGAGTTTGGAGGAGCTTGATTTGAGTGGAATTGTTGCAAGAGAGTTGCCCTACTTCCTTTTTCTTAAGAGAATTGTCAATGGCAAATGCCCAAGATCATGGTACTCATTGCTCTTTTCTGGCTTATTTCCAAGAAAGAGTCCTCACCCTTTAATTCCTGTGTTAGCTTCGTTGAAGCATTTATCTTCATTGACAACATTAAATCTGAGTGATTGTAATCTCAGTGAAGGAGAAATTCCCAATGATATTGGTTCTATGTCCTCCTTGAAGAGCTTGGAACTCGGAGGTAACAATTTTGTTAGCCTTCCTGCAAGCATTCATTTGCTTTCTAAGCTTCAATATATTAATTTGGAGAATTGCAAAAGACTCCAACAATTGCCAGACCTTCCATTAAGCGACTATTTAACGGTAATAACCGACAATTGTACTTCGTTACAAATATTTCCAAATCCACGAGATTTGTGCAGATTATCGGGTTTTTATCTCTCTGGCAACAATTGCTTGAGTACGGTTGATAATCAAGATTATTTCTTATATTCAATCCTAAAGGGGTTTCTTgag GAAACCCCATGTTCTTTTGCGTCTTCCACTGCTGTAATTCCTGGAAGTGAAATTTTGGAGTGGTTCAATAATCATAGTGTAGGAAACTCGGTAACTGTGGAGTTACCTTCTTATGCATCTAATTATAGCAAGTGGATTGCTTTATGTGCTCTACTGGTACCTCAAGACAATCCGTCTGCCCTTCCTGATAACTGTACAATTACGTGTGGATGGCAAACGCATGCTTTTACTTTCTGCGCAAAACAAATTGTTTCAGATCACCTTTTGTTACTTGTTTTGTCCAGTCATTACTGGGATCCTCGGAACTGTTGGATGGGTCACATATTCAGTGAGGTTATAAGGTTTGATTTTGAAATCATTCGACCTTTAGAAAACGATAGAGGCTTTCTGGTAAAGAAATGTGGGGCCCGTGCACTGTACGATCACGATAAGGAAGAGCTGATCAGTAAAATGAACCAATCCAAGAGCAGCATTTCTGTTCATGAGACAATGGATTGTGATTTAGGCAAATCAGCGTATGAACAAGGTGGTGTCATCGTTAATGGAACACTAGATGCGACAAGCGGAAGTGGTGGCTCTGATGACGAATATTTATCtgcagaagaatga